From the genome of Paracoccus seriniphilus, one region includes:
- a CDS encoding trimethylamine methyltransferase family protein, whose amino-acid sequence MTQEAGAVRRGRRSGGGAARRAERTATRSEFSRFITRNVPDFEILNTEALEIIEANAETVLQEVGVNFVDNPAALALWKDAGADIDGERVRIPRGLARQLCATAPSTFTQHARNPERNVEIGGRNLVLAPVYGPPFVRDQAGGRRYATIEDFRNFVKLGQMSKWLHHSGGTVCEPTDVAVNKRHLDMLQAHMTLSDKPYMGSVTLPERAEDSIEMSRILFGSDFVDQHTVMTSLVNINSPLTFDSVMMGALEAYARANQAAIISPFIVGGAMAPVTVAGTLTQVLAEVMAGVAYSQLIRKGAPVVFGAFVTSIDMNSGAPTFGTPEAAQITLGAGQLARRLGLPYRSAGSFCGSKLPDAQAAYETANSLNIGLLSGVNFMLHACGWLEGGLVSCYEKYVMDADQLGVLHKLAAGVDISANGQGMDAIREVGPGGHFLGCAHTQDNYKDAFWRSGLLDYKPFETWEEEGARDTATLAAQKVQKMLGEYQAPAIDPGIAEALDDYVARKKAAVPDAFV is encoded by the coding sequence ATGACCCAAGAAGCAGGCGCGGTGCGCCGTGGTCGCAGATCAGGTGGTGGGGCCGCGCGCCGGGCGGAACGAACGGCCACCCGGTCCGAGTTTTCGCGCTTTATCACCCGCAATGTGCCCGATTTCGAGATACTGAACACCGAGGCGCTGGAGATCATCGAGGCCAATGCCGAAACCGTGCTGCAGGAAGTCGGCGTCAATTTCGTCGACAACCCCGCAGCGCTTGCGCTGTGGAAGGATGCCGGTGCCGATATTGACGGGGAAAGGGTGCGCATCCCCCGGGGGCTGGCGCGCCAGCTTTGCGCAACGGCACCCTCGACCTTTACGCAGCATGCGCGCAACCCCGAACGCAATGTCGAGATCGGCGGGCGCAACCTGGTTCTGGCACCGGTCTATGGCCCGCCCTTCGTGCGTGATCAGGCGGGCGGTCGCCGCTATGCGACAATCGAGGATTTCCGCAATTTCGTGAAGCTGGGCCAGATGTCGAAATGGCTGCATCACAGTGGCGGCACTGTCTGCGAGCCGACCGATGTCGCGGTGAACAAGCGGCATCTGGATATGCTGCAGGCCCATATGACGCTGTCGGACAAACCCTACATGGGTTCGGTGACCCTGCCTGAAAGGGCCGAGGATTCGATCGAGATGTCGCGCATTCTCTTTGGCAGCGATTTTGTCGATCAGCACACGGTGATGACCAGCCTGGTCAATATCAACAGCCCGCTGACCTTCGATTCGGTCATGATGGGGGCGCTGGAGGCCTATGCCCGGGCCAATCAGGCCGCGATCATCAGCCCCTTTATCGTCGGGGGCGCGATGGCTCCGGTGACGGTCGCTGGAACCCTCACGCAGGTGCTGGCCGAGGTCATGGCCGGCGTGGCTTACAGTCAGTTGATCCGCAAGGGCGCGCCAGTGGTCTTTGGTGCCTTCGTGACCTCGATCGACATGAACAGCGGTGCGCCGACATTCGGCACGCCCGAGGCTGCGCAGATCACCCTTGGGGCCGGGCAACTGGCGCGGCGACTGGGTCTGCCCTATCGCAGTGCGGGATCGTTCTGCGGGTCAAAGCTGCCCGATGCGCAGGCGGCCTATGAGACGGCGAACAGCCTGAATATCGGCCTGCTGTCCGGGGTGAACTTCATGCTGCATGCCTGTGGCTGGCTGGAGGGCGGGCTGGTCTCCTGCTATGAGAAATATGTCATGGACGCGGACCAGTTGGGGGTGCTGCACAAGTTGGCCGCCGGGGTGGACATCTCTGCGAACGGGCAGGGCATGGATGCCATCCGCGAGGTCGGGCCGGGCGGCCACTTCCTGGGCTGCGCGCATACGCAGGACAATTACAAGGACGCCTTCTGGCGCAGCGGCCTGCTGGACTACAAGCCTTTCGAGACCTGGGAAGAGGAAGGTGCCCGCGATACCGCCACGCTTGCTGCGCAGAAGGTGCAGAAAATGCTGGGCGAATATCAGGCTCCGGCGATTGATCCGGGCATCGCCGAGGCGCTTGATGATTACGTCGCCCGCAAGAAAGCGGCCGTGCCGGACGCCTTCGTCTAG
- the trhA gene encoding PAQR family membrane homeostasis protein TrhA — translation MSSQFRFGRNYDFRELLADGIVHGLGVVLALIGVTALIFHASIWGNPGMRIAAWVYGLGLIGALTVSFIYNMLPPSRLKWILRRMDHSAIFVLIAATYTPFLQPGTSDGRILTLLIAIWIMAAMGVALKCALPGRHDRLAILLYLLMGWSGILAWGPISEHLPPLSVTLIVVGGIIYSAGVIFHVWEKLRYQNAIWHSFVVTAAATHYVAVLAAFRQAAL, via the coding sequence ATGAGCAGCCAGTTCCGCTTTGGCAGAAACTATGACTTCAGGGAACTTCTGGCAGACGGCATCGTGCATGGCCTGGGGGTGGTTCTGGCGCTGATCGGCGTCACGGCCCTGATCTTTCACGCCAGCATCTGGGGCAATCCGGGCATGCGGATCGCGGCCTGGGTCTATGGGCTGGGGCTGATCGGCGCGCTGACCGTATCCTTCATCTATAACATGCTGCCGCCATCGCGCCTGAAATGGATCCTGCGGCGCATGGATCATTCTGCCATTTTCGTTCTGATTGCAGCAACCTATACCCCGTTTCTTCAGCCGGGAACCTCGGATGGGCGGATTCTGACCCTGTTGATCGCCATCTGGATCATGGCGGCCATGGGCGTTGCGCTGAAATGTGCCCTGCCGGGGCGCCACGACCGTCTGGCGATCCTGCTGTATCTGTTGATGGGCTGGAGCGGCATTCTGGCCTGGGGCCCGATTTCTGAACATCTGCCGCCGCTTTCGGTCACGCTGATCGTCGTCGGAGGCATCATCTACTCGGCCGGCGTCATCTTTCACGTCTGGGAAAAGCTGCGCTATCAGAACGCCATCTGGCACAGTTTCGTCGTGACGGCCGCCGCCACGCATTACGTCGCGGTTCTGGCCGCATTTCGTCAGGCTGCGCTTTAG
- a CDS encoding bifunctional 4-hydroxy-2-oxoglutarate aldolase/2-dehydro-3-deoxy-phosphogluconate aldolase yields MNPTAQSQQTRTLCNLAPVIPVIVIKDAAKAVDLARSLVSGGLPVLEVTLRSEAALDAIKAMSAVEGGQVGAGTVLTPDDARRAKDAGAKFAVSPGLTDRLIAACEELELPLLPGAVTASEIMRAADAGFDMLKFFPAEAVGGAPALKSLAGPLPKVSFCPTGGVSPDNALSYLNLPNVVCVGGSWIVTDADVAAGNWSAIENRARTAAALRNS; encoded by the coding sequence ATGAACCCCACGGCGCAATCGCAGCAGACTCGGACCCTTTGCAATCTGGCCCCGGTCATTCCCGTCATCGTCATCAAGGACGCGGCCAAGGCCGTCGATCTTGCGCGGTCTCTGGTCAGTGGCGGACTGCCGGTGCTGGAAGTCACGCTGCGCTCCGAGGCTGCTCTGGACGCGATCAAGGCGATGTCTGCCGTCGAAGGTGGCCAGGTTGGCGCTGGCACCGTGCTGACCCCCGATGATGCCAGGCGCGCCAAGGATGCGGGCGCGAAATTCGCGGTTTCGCCCGGCCTGACCGATCGCCTCATTGCCGCCTGCGAGGAACTGGAGCTGCCGCTGCTGCCCGGAGCCGTCACCGCCTCTGAAATCATGCGCGCCGCGGATGCCGGTTTCGACATGCTGAAATTCTTTCCTGCCGAAGCCGTGGGCGGCGCCCCTGCCCTGAAATCTCTGGCCGGTCCGCTGCCGAAAGTCAGCTTCTGCCCGACGGGCGGCGTCTCGCCGGACAATGCGCTCAGCTATCTCAATCTGCCCAATGTCGTCTGCGTCGGCGGCAGCTGGATCGTGACCGATGCCGATGTGGCCGCCGGAAACTGGTCCGCGATCGAGAACCGCGCCCGGACCGCCGCAGCGCTTCGCAACAGCTGA
- a CDS encoding MFS transporter → MDSARRNVAVLVAAQAVLGSQMPINFIIGGLAGQILAPNPCLATLPISLIVLGSALTARPMARFMQRHGRQAGFMLAVLAGGLGAAVSAAGLWQGSFLLFLAGAMLTGVYMSAQGFYRFAATDTATEDFAPRAISWVMAGGLVSAIIGPAIVRATSDLTAVPFLASYLAVIALNLLGPILFLFLDIPRPAAPSQSEPAGRPLSELLRSPPIAVAMICGMVSYALMNLVMTSTPLAVVGCGYQASNAADIVSAHVLAMFAPSFFTGHLIARFGARLIVGIGLVILACAGAVALSGVELSHFFGALILLGLGWNFGFIGATTMLAQNHSPQERGRVQGVNDLFVFGGVFVASLSSGGLMNCMGGSAQTGWSAVNLAMLPFLVLAGASLIWLAMRPAKI, encoded by the coding sequence ATGGACAGCGCACGCCGCAATGTCGCGGTTCTGGTGGCCGCGCAGGCGGTGCTGGGATCCCAGATGCCGATCAATTTCATCATTGGCGGGCTGGCAGGCCAAATTCTGGCCCCCAATCCCTGCCTTGCGACTTTGCCCATTTCGCTGATCGTTCTGGGTTCGGCGCTGACCGCGCGACCCATGGCGCGTTTCATGCAGCGCCATGGACGTCAGGCAGGCTTCATGCTGGCGGTCCTTGCTGGCGGGCTGGGCGCGGCAGTCTCGGCTGCCGGATTGTGGCAGGGCTCGTTCCTGCTGTTCCTGGCCGGCGCCATGCTGACCGGCGTCTACATGTCGGCGCAGGGCTTCTATCGATTTGCTGCGACAGATACGGCCACGGAAGACTTTGCTCCGCGTGCGATTTCCTGGGTCATGGCCGGAGGGCTGGTCTCGGCCATCATTGGTCCCGCCATCGTCCGCGCGACAAGCGACCTGACCGCCGTGCCCTTTCTGGCCAGCTATCTGGCCGTGATCGCGCTGAACCTTCTGGGGCCGATCCTGTTCCTGTTTCTGGACATTCCCCGCCCCGCAGCACCCAGCCAGTCCGAGCCCGCGGGCCGTCCCTTGTCGGAACTGCTGCGCAGCCCGCCCATTGCCGTCGCGATGATCTGCGGCATGGTCTCCTATGCGCTGATGAACCTGGTCATGACCTCGACCCCGCTTGCCGTGGTCGGCTGCGGCTATCAGGCATCAAATGCCGCCGATATCGTCAGCGCCCATGTCCTGGCGATGTTCGCGCCCAGCTTTTTCACCGGCCATCTGATCGCCCGCTTTGGCGCGCGACTGATTGTCGGGATCGGGCTGGTCATTCTTGCATGCGCGGGGGCTGTCGCCCTGTCAGGTGTAGAGCTCAGCCACTTCTTCGGCGCGCTGATCCTGCTGGGACTGGGCTGGAATTTCGGCTTCATCGGCGCCACCACCATGCTGGCCCAAAACCATAGCCCGCAAGAGCGCGGCCGCGTTCAGGGCGTCAATGACCTCTTCGTCTTTGGTGGTGTCTTTGTCGCCTCGCTGTCTTCGGGCGGTCTGATGAACTGCATGGGCGGCTCGGCCCAGACCGGGTGGAGCGCCGTCAATCTGGCGATGCTGCCCTTCCTGGTTCTGGCCGGTGCCTCGCTGATCTGGCTGGCCATGCGGCCCGCCAAGATCTAG
- the xseA gene encoding exodeoxyribonuclease VII large subunit produces the protein MDLLEDAPGSNAHEFTVSELSGAVKRSIEDRFGRVRVRGEIGRVSRPSSGHLYFDLKDDRAVLAAVTWKGQAARLSQRPEEGMEVIATGRMTTFAGQSKYQLIVEQIEPAGVGALMAMLEKRRKALAAEGLFDEARKKPLPFLPRVIGVVTSPSGAVIRDILHRLRDRFPSHVVIWPVAVQGEACAPQVAAAIRGFNALEADGPVPRPDLIIVARGGGSLEDLWGFNEEAVVRAAADSRIPLISAVGHETDTTLIDFASDQRAPTPTAAAEIAVPVRSDLMARLAEADARMQRGLAMAIDRPRQRLRDLARAMGRPGALTEAQRQRLDLWGVRLEPALRGLVRMRRQQLASRPIPVATLRQFTAAKRHGLERAGLRLDSGQERRQERRRDRLTGLQQRLDGSLARVVATTRRAVVTQGERLAQLSAKLDAAVQRNLDRRRELLDQLDRTRQTLGYRETLKRGYAVVHGQDGVLTSAKATNKSPRVEIEFADGRVAARPEGGSAKGRGPKKPPEQKTLF, from the coding sequence ATGGACCTTCTGGAAGACGCACCGGGCAGCAACGCCCATGAATTCACCGTGTCCGAACTGTCGGGCGCGGTCAAACGCAGCATCGAAGACCGGTTCGGACGGGTCCGCGTGCGCGGAGAGATCGGCCGCGTGTCGCGCCCATCGTCGGGCCACCTGTATTTCGACCTCAAGGATGATCGCGCGGTTCTGGCTGCCGTCACCTGGAAGGGGCAGGCCGCGCGGCTGTCGCAACGCCCCGAAGAGGGGATGGAGGTCATTGCCACGGGGCGGATGACGACCTTTGCCGGGCAGTCGAAATATCAGTTGATCGTCGAACAGATCGAACCCGCTGGGGTTGGCGCGTTGATGGCCATGCTGGAAAAGCGGCGCAAGGCGCTGGCTGCCGAGGGGCTGTTCGATGAGGCACGCAAGAAACCGCTGCCTTTCCTGCCCCGGGTGATCGGGGTTGTGACCTCGCCTTCGGGGGCGGTGATCCGTGATATTCTGCACCGGCTGCGCGACCGGTTCCCTTCGCATGTGGTGATCTGGCCGGTGGCGGTGCAGGGCGAGGCCTGCGCGCCGCAGGTCGCTGCGGCCATCAGGGGCTTCAATGCGCTGGAGGCTGATGGCCCCGTGCCACGGCCAGATCTGATCATCGTGGCGCGCGGTGGCGGCAGCCTGGAAGATTTGTGGGGCTTCAATGAAGAGGCCGTGGTGCGTGCAGCCGCAGACAGCCGGATTCCGCTGATCTCTGCCGTGGGGCATGAAACCGACACGACGCTGATCGATTTTGCATCGGACCAACGGGCGCCGACACCGACCGCCGCCGCGGAAATAGCCGTGCCGGTGCGCAGCGATTTGATGGCGCGTCTGGCAGAGGCTGATGCGCGCATGCAGCGTGGTCTGGCCATGGCGATCGATCGGCCCCGTCAACGCCTGCGCGATCTGGCGCGCGCGATGGGCCGCCCCGGCGCGCTGACCGAGGCACAACGGCAAAGGCTGGACCTGTGGGGCGTGCGGCTGGAACCAGCCCTGCGAGGTCTGGTGCGGATGCGCCGCCAGCAACTGGCTTCGCGTCCGATTCCGGTTGCGACATTACGCCAGTTCACGGCGGCGAAACGGCATGGGCTTGAACGGGCCGGACTGCGCCTGGACTCGGGGCAAGAGCGTCGACAAGAGCGTCGCCGTGATCGGCTGACTGGCCTGCAGCAACGTCTGGACGGCTCATTGGCTCGCGTTGTCGCGACGACCCGGCGGGCGGTGGTCACTCAGGGTGAGCGTCTGGCGCAGCTGTCTGCCAAGCTGGATGCCGCCGTGCAGCGCAATCTGGATCGGCGTCGTGAGCTGCTGGACCAGCTGGACCGCACGCGCCAGACATTGGGCTATCGTGAGACGCTCAAGCGGGGCTATGCCGTCGTGCATGGTCAGGATGGGGTGCTGACCTCGGCAAAGGCCACGAACAAATCGCCACGGGTCGAGATCGAGTTCGCTGACGGCCGCGTTGCGGCGCGTCCCGAAGGCGGGTCGGCAAAGGGGCGGGGTCCGAAGAAACCGCCCGAACAGAAAACCCTGTTCTGA
- the purD gene encoding phosphoribosylamine--glycine ligase: protein MNILILGSGGREHALAWAIRQNPKCDRLIVAPGNAGIERIADCARIDINSRADVLEFAEDNAIDFIVIGPEAPLAAGVSDALRAAGFLVFGPSQAASQLEASKAFTKEICDACGAPTAAWARFTDAAAARDYVSAQGAPIVIKADGLAAGKGVTVAETVAQAHDAIDLIFQGEFGDTSVVIEEFMAGEEASFFILCDGTDCLPIGTAQDHKRVGEGDTGPNTGGMGAYSPAPVLTDALQEQVMAQIVRPTVAEMARQGMPFQGVLYAGLMIENGQARLVEYNVRFGDPECQALMMRLGAQVLDLLLACAEGRLAETRVNWADDHAMTIVMAAKGYPGAYEKGSVISGLGDMAESSFEMVFHAGTSSDQGQIIATGGRVLACTGRGNTLAEAHDRAYRLVDMIDWPEGFCRRDIGWRALSQN, encoded by the coding sequence ATGAACATCCTGATCCTCGGAAGTGGCGGACGCGAACATGCGCTCGCCTGGGCGATCCGTCAGAATCCGAAATGTGACCGATTGATTGTCGCTCCAGGCAATGCCGGGATTGAACGCATCGCGGACTGTGCCAGAATCGACATTAATTCCCGCGCCGATGTTCTTGAATTTGCGGAAGATAACGCAATCGACTTCATAGTCATCGGCCCCGAGGCACCGCTGGCTGCCGGGGTTTCGGATGCCTTGCGCGCGGCGGGTTTTCTGGTCTTTGGCCCCTCGCAGGCGGCCTCGCAACTGGAAGCTTCGAAGGCCTTTACCAAGGAAATTTGCGATGCCTGCGGCGCTCCGACGGCTGCATGGGCGCGATTCACCGATGCCGCTGCGGCCCGCGACTATGTAAGCGCACAAGGCGCGCCCATCGTCATCAAGGCCGACGGGCTGGCTGCCGGCAAGGGCGTCACCGTCGCCGAGACCGTCGCCCAGGCCCATGATGCCATCGACCTGATCTTTCAAGGGGAATTCGGCGACACATCCGTTGTCATCGAGGAATTCATGGCCGGTGAAGAGGCCAGCTTCTTCATCCTGTGTGACGGCACCGACTGCCTGCCCATCGGCACGGCGCAGGACCACAAGCGCGTCGGCGAAGGCGACACCGGCCCCAATACCGGCGGCATGGGTGCCTATAGCCCCGCTCCGGTTCTGACCGATGCCCTGCAGGAACAGGTCATGGCGCAGATCGTCCGCCCGACCGTGGCCGAAATGGCCAGGCAGGGCATGCCGTTTCAGGGCGTGCTGTATGCCGGGCTGATGATCGAGAACGGACAGGCGCGGCTGGTCGAATACAACGTCCGCTTCGGCGACCCCGAATGTCAGGCGCTGATGATGCGTCTGGGCGCGCAGGTGCTGGACCTGTTGCTGGCATGCGCCGAGGGACGTCTGGCCGAAACCAGGGTGAACTGGGCCGATGACCACGCCATGACCATCGTCATGGCTGCCAAGGGCTATCCGGGTGCCTATGAGAAGGGCAGCGTGATTTCAGGCCTTGGCGATATGGCCGAGTCGAGCTTCGAGATGGTCTTTCACGCCGGCACGTCGTCGGACCAGGGACAGATCATCGCAACGGGCGGTCGCGTTCTGGCCTGCACCGGGCGCGGCAATACCTTGGCCGAGGCGCATGACCGCGCCTATCGCCTTGTCGACATGATCGACTGGCCCGAAGGTTTCTGCCGCCGTGATATCGGCTGGCGGGCGCTGTCACAGAACTGA
- a CDS encoding Bax inhibitor-1/YccA family protein: protein MADYNTYRSAQGVGTRGAVIDEGLRAYMNKVYGLMAVGMGVTAVAAYGVSAMAVDASGQLSQFGVAIYTSPLKWVIMFAPLLMVFAFGAAMNRLSVQGATMMFYAFAAMMGLSISSIFLVYTAFSIVQTFLVTAIAFAGLSLWGYTTKKDISGWGSFLIMGLIGLIVASIVNIFLQSSAMQFAISVIGVLIFAGLTAYDTQNIKNTYLRMAGSDRDFIGKAAIMGALQLYLDFLNLFMFLLQFLGNRE, encoded by the coding sequence ATGGCAGATTACAATACTTACCGCTCTGCGCAGGGCGTCGGCACCCGCGGTGCGGTGATCGACGAAGGGCTGCGGGCCTATATGAACAAGGTATATGGGCTGATGGCGGTTGGCATGGGGGTAACTGCCGTCGCCGCCTATGGTGTCAGCGCCATGGCGGTTGACGCATCCGGCCAGCTCAGTCAGTTCGGTGTGGCGATCTACACCTCGCCCCTCAAATGGGTGATCATGTTTGCGCCGCTGCTGATGGTCTTTGCCTTTGGGGCCGCGATGAACCGCCTGTCGGTGCAGGGCGCGACCATGATGTTCTACGCCTTTGCCGCGATGATGGGCCTGTCGATCAGCTCGATCTTTCTGGTCTATACGGCCTTTTCGATCGTGCAGACCTTCCTTGTGACGGCAATTGCCTTCGCTGGCCTGTCCCTGTGGGGCTATACGACCAAGAAGGATATCTCGGGCTGGGGCAGCTTCCTGATCATGGGTCTGATCGGGCTTATCGTGGCATCGATCGTGAACATCTTCCTGCAAAGCTCTGCAATGCAGTTCGCGATCTCGGTCATCGGCGTGCTGATCTTTGCCGGTCTGACCGCCTATGACACCCAGAACATCAAGAACACCTATCTGCGGATGGCGGGTTCGGATCGTGACTTCATCGGCAAGGCTGCCATCATGGGTGCCCTGCAGCTGTATCTGGACTTCCTGAACCTGTTCATGTTCCTGCTGCAGTTCTTGGGCAACCGCGAGTGA
- a CDS encoding NADPH:quinone oxidoreductase family protein — protein sequence MMAQKIRIASVEQLGQDPVLRSVEMPECPPGLLCIRMRAAALNFADLLKAKGQYQEPQDPPFLAGLEGAGEVISAPEISDLVPGDRVVVSHPGTMAEVICVPPVACQKIPDSMSFQQAAGFQVAYGTSHLALDGRADLRAGETLVVLGAAGGVGLTAVEVGKAMGARIIAVARGEGRLQTVRSAGADEVIDSETCEDLKGALRALGGVDVVYDPVGGKMGEAAFRALKRGGRFLVIGFAGGGAPALPLNHALVKNISIHGFYWGGYRLLDPGALQHSLSRLFSLFEAGKLHPVAGKVLPLEQLVEGYELLRSRKSVGKIVISL from the coding sequence ATGATGGCCCAAAAGATACGAATCGCATCGGTTGAACAACTGGGGCAGGACCCGGTTCTGCGCAGCGTGGAGATGCCCGAATGCCCGCCAGGGTTGCTTTGCATCCGCATGAGGGCCGCAGCCCTGAACTTTGCCGACCTGCTGAAGGCCAAGGGACAGTATCAGGAGCCGCAGGATCCGCCCTTCCTTGCCGGGCTGGAGGGGGCGGGCGAGGTCATATCGGCACCCGAGATATCTGACCTTGTCCCCGGGGATCGGGTTGTCGTCTCCCATCCCGGCACCATGGCCGAAGTGATCTGCGTGCCCCCCGTGGCCTGCCAGAAAATTCCGGATTCGATGAGCTTCCAGCAGGCGGCGGGCTTTCAGGTCGCCTATGGCACCAGCCATCTGGCACTGGATGGGCGCGCCGATTTGCGTGCCGGTGAAACGTTGGTGGTGCTGGGCGCGGCCGGGGGCGTGGGTCTGACTGCGGTTGAAGTCGGCAAGGCGATGGGCGCGCGGATCATCGCGGTCGCGCGCGGCGAGGGGCGATTGCAGACGGTCAGATCCGCCGGTGCCGACGAGGTGATCGACAGCGAGACCTGCGAGGATCTCAAGGGGGCATTGCGCGCTCTGGGAGGCGTCGATGTCGTCTATGATCCGGTTGGCGGAAAGATGGGCGAGGCCGCCTTTCGCGCCCTGAAGCGGGGCGGTCGTTTCCTGGTGATCGGCTTTGCGGGGGGCGGCGCACCTGCGCTGCCGCTCAACCATGCGCTGGTGAAGAATATCAGCATCCACGGGTTCTATTGGGGTGGCTATCGGCTTCTCGATCCCGGTGCCTTGCAACACAGCCTGTCGCGCCTGTTTTCGCTGTTCGAAGCAGGGAAACTGCATCCGGTTGCGGGCAAGGTTCTGCCGCTGGAGCAACTGGTCGAAGGATATGAGCTGCTGCGCAGCCGCAAATCGGTCGGAAAGATTGTAATATCATTGTAA
- a CDS encoding helix-turn-helix domain-containing protein yields the protein MKHSVDVHVGKRIRHRRWMIGMTQQQLADKVGIKFQQIQKYETGMNRVSASRLWDIARAVDVPVSFFFEGLHEGEMPTSVEGDILADKEALQLVRAYYAMPEAQRRQIFELARVLSDAA from the coding sequence ATGAAGCACAGTGTTGATGTCCATGTTGGTAAACGTATCCGCCATCGCCGGTGGATGATCGGAATGACCCAACAACAGCTTGCCGACAAGGTCGGTATCAAGTTTCAGCAGATTCAGAAATACGAAACCGGCATGAATCGTGTTTCCGCGTCACGCTTGTGGGACATTGCCCGTGCCGTGGACGTCCCTGTCAGCTTCTTCTTCGAGGGCCTGCACGAAGGCGAGATGCCGACATCGGTCGAAGGCGATATCCTTGCGGACAAGGAAGCTTTGCAACTGGTGCGTGCCTATTATGCCATGCCCGAGGCGCAGCGCCGTCAGATCTTTGAACTGGCGCGGGTGTTGTCCGACGCAGCCTGA
- the hisN gene encoding histidinol-phosphatase: MQDAQQIIDTAHEMADAARQAILPLFRSQSIITENKRPSDFDPVTQADRAAEQAMREVLARRRPQDAILGEEFGHRPGTSGLTWILDPIDGTRAFICGATSWGVLIGLSDGSTIRYGMIDQPYIEERFEGGLGLARLTTRAGQQNLATRPNSDLSRATLLTTFPELGTQQEAAAFRRVADQAQLTRYGLDCYAYALLALGHVDLVIEAGLQSYDIAGPLAVVEAAGGIVTDWAGGPATEGGQVIAAASPELHRAALALLSGQHGGMTA, from the coding sequence ATGCAGGATGCACAGCAGATCATCGACACCGCACATGAGATGGCGGATGCCGCCAGGCAGGCGATTCTTCCGCTGTTTCGCAGCCAAAGCATCATCACGGAAAACAAGCGCCCCAGCGATTTCGACCCGGTCACCCAGGCCGATCGGGCCGCCGAGCAGGCCATGCGCGAGGTTCTGGCCCGTCGTCGCCCTCAGGACGCGATACTGGGCGAGGAATTCGGCCATAGACCCGGCACCAGCGGGCTGACATGGATCCTTGACCCGATCGACGGGACCCGCGCCTTCATTTGCGGTGCAACCAGTTGGGGCGTTCTGATCGGGCTCAGCGATGGTTCGACCATCCGATATGGCATGATCGACCAACCCTATATCGAGGAACGCTTTGAAGGCGGGCTGGGGCTTGCTCGGCTTACGACGCGGGCCGGACAGCAGAATCTTGCGACACGCCCGAACAGTGACCTGTCGCGGGCGACCCTGCTGACAACCTTTCCGGAACTGGGCACGCAACAGGAAGCTGCCGCCTTCCGCCGGGTGGCCGATCAGGCGCAGCTGACGCGCTATGGGCTGGATTGCTACGCCTATGCGCTCCTGGCGCTGGGGCATGTCGATCTGGTGATCGAGGCCGGATTGCAGAGTTACGACATCGCAGGTCCGCTGGCCGTCGTCGAAGCGGCGGGCGGGATTGTCACGGACTGGGCCGGTGGCCCGGCGACCGAGGGCGGACAGGTGATTGCGGCGGCAAGCCCGGAATTGCACCGGGCCGCGCTGGCGCTATTGTCAGGTCAGCACGGCGGCATGACGGCATAG